From a region of the Salvelinus alpinus chromosome 2, SLU_Salpinus.1, whole genome shotgun sequence genome:
- the LOC139567888 gene encoding autotransporter adhesin BpaC-like isoform X1, which produces MRIMAVSFEMSLRISWICCLLIGGITCYPPPKGNYRYIPQNQLKRTGHNAAEATGSRASAGEAATRNASASVTTGANTLGGATGSRASAAEAVTHNASASITTGPNTLAEATCHNASSSATTGPNTLGEAAGHSASAAEATGHSAAQAATHNASASVTTGPNTLGEATGYNATTSLTTGSNTLGEANGHSASEAIGHHASAAEATGHSATQAATRNASEAATHNASASVTTGPNTLGEATGHNASSVTTGPNTLAEATGHNASSSATTGPNTLGEAAGHGASAAEATRHSATQAATRNASEAATHNASASVTTGPNTLGEATGHNASTSVRTGPNTLGEANGHSASEATGHHASAAEATGHSATQAATRNASEAATHNASASVTTGPNTFRGSNWPQCFIKIHDWHKCLG; this is translated from the exons ATGAGAATAATGGCAGTGAGTTTTGAAATGTCTTTGAG aattTCTTGGATTTGTTGCCTGCTAATTGGAGGGATAACCTGTTATCCTCCACCTAAAG GTAATTATAGATATATTCCCCAAAATCAATTAAAAAGAACTGGCCACAATGCAGCGGAAGCTACCGGCTCCCGTGCCTCGGCAGGTGAAGCAGCCACCCGTAATGCCTCAGCAAGCGTCACGACTGGCGCAAATACCTTAGGTGGAGCAACCGGATCCCGTGCCTCAGCAGCAGAAGCAGTCACCCACAATGCCTCAGCAAGCATCACAACTGGCCCAAATACCTTAGCTGAAGCAACGTGCCACAATGCTTCATCAAGCGCCACGACTGGCCCAAATACCTTAGGTGAAGCAGCTGGCCACAGTGCCTCGGCAGCGGAAGCAACTGGACACAGTGCCGCGCAAGCGGCAACCCATAATGCCTCAGCAAGCGTCACGACTGGCCCAAATACCTTAGGTGAAGCAACTGGCTACAATGCTACAACAAGCCTCACGACTGGCTCAAATACCTTAGGTGAAGCAAATGGCCACAGTGCCTCGGAAGCAATTGGCCACCATGCCTCGGCAGCGGAAGCAACTGGACACAGTGCCACGCAAGCGGCCACCCGTAATGCCTCGGAAGCAGCCACCCACAATGCCTCAGCTAGTGTCACGACTGGCCCAAATACCTTAGGTGAAGCAACTGGCCACAATGCTTCAAGTGTCACGACTGGCCCAAATACCTTAGCTGAAGCAACTGGCCACAATGCTTCATCAAGCGCTACGACTGGCCCAAATACCTTAGGTGAAGCAGCTGGCCACGGTGCCTCGGCAGCGGAAGCAACTAGACACAGTGCCACGCAAGCGGCCACCCGTAATGCCTCGGAAGCGGCCACTCATAATGCCTCAGCAAGCGTCACGACTGGCCCAAATACCTTAGGTGAAGCAACTGGCCACAATGCTTCAACAAGCGTCAGGACTGGCCCAAATACCTTAGGTGAAGCAAATGGCCACAGTGCCTCGGAAGCAACTGGCCACCATGCCTCGGCAGCGGAAGCAACTGGACACAGTGCCACGCAAGCGGCCACCCGTAATGCCTCGGAAGCAGCCACCCACAATGCCTCAGCAAGTGTCACGACTGGCCCAAATACCTTTAGGGGAAGCAACTGGCCACAATGCTTCATCAAAATTCACGATTGGCACAAATGCCTTGGGTGA
- the LOC139567888 gene encoding Golgi-associated RAB2B interactor protein 3-like isoform X2: MATVPRKQLATMPRQRKQLDTVPRKRPPVMPRKQPPTMPQQVSRLAQIPLGEATGHNASSKFTIGTNALGEVSDSRSSAEAATHNASASVTTGPNIVAEAIGHSASSSATTSPNTLGEATGHFASSSAESGSKASAGATGALASAGATGALASAGATGALASAGATGALASAGATGALASAGATGALASAGATGALASAGATGALASAGATGALASAGATGALASAGATGALASAGATGALASAGATGHLASAGATGLGPPVQLLKQHGF; this comes from the coding sequence ATGGCCACAGTGCCTCGGAAGCAACTGGCCACCATGCCTCGGCAGCGGAAGCAACTGGACACAGTGCCACGCAAGCGGCCACCCGTAATGCCTCGGAAGCAGCCACCCACAATGCCTCAGCAAGTGTCACGACTGGCCCAAATACCTTTAGGGGAAGCAACTGGCCACAATGCTTCATCAAAATTCACGATTGGCACAAATGCCTTGGGTGAAGTATCCGACTCCCGTTCCTCAGCAGAAGCAGCAACCCATAATGCCTCAGCAAGTGTCACGACTGGCCCAAATATCGTAGCTGAAGCAATTGGCCACAGTGCTTCATCAAGCGCCACGACTAGCCCAAATACCTTAGGTGAAGCAACCGGCCACTTTGCCTCATCAAGTGCGGAATCTGGTTCAAAagcctcggcaggagccacaggcgcccttgcctcggcaggagccacaggcgcccttgcctcggcaggagccacaggcgcccttgcctcggcaggagccacaggcgcccttgcctcggcaggagccacaggcgcccttgcctcggcaggagccacaggcgcccttgcctcggcaggagccacaggcgcccttgcctcggcaggagccacaggcgcccttgcctcggcaggagccacaggcgcccttgcctcggcaggagccacaggcgcccttgcctcggcaggagccacaggcgcccttgcctcggcaggagccacaggcgcccttgcctcggcaggagccacaggccaccttgcctcggcaggagccacaggccTTGGCCCTCCTGTTCAACTCCTCAAGCAACATGGATTTTAG